Proteins from a single region of Catenulispora acidiphila DSM 44928:
- a CDS encoding SAV_2336 N-terminal domain-related protein, translating into MDRTGGSRFVGRRHAAPAHGAGRRVIPKLAELIREGGAPDPRPEELADILWLASVITVSDDHTNAGTATVPAPGSDPAQSPDGDKQEPETQPDADAGRSRDGNAGLEPRAPQPTGDVSSSGPGHTVRGGLHSPARIGSPGTQAAALVRGPGEPGLTNTLDLMRALRALNRHVPSDTEFELDEDATVARRLDERMLLPALRPRPSRWLRLAFVQADSPSMALWRSEIHELHQVMVRLGAFRDVRRWRFTERPDSDGTTVEVRRHTATAAQGLALRSRDIVDPTGRQLILVLTDTVGPMWHTGAAQRLLAEWARTSPVAILHLLPSGLWSRGGATPLPAMIQAPRPGAPNARWQTFTGPSRRRSARPGRTVIPVLTLEAEDLRPWAGLTAGNGRWARTAALVIEADRPRPAGEQRRAIATVELDREPDPVATDPDPQELIRRFRFSSSGSAWRLAGLLSAVEPVTLPIARLVQRAMVPGSSRGDLAEVFLGNLLHREAPASSEEAESADQAVFDFVPGVREAILTGQYRRDTRQVRDLVHDEVSAYLERRRDRLGGDRTALTGVSGTGPALAEGLPFASLSAAGMRRLGERPEEVRYGVGQWLPDGPRPSVDDALAMVAAARAAATAEPPGGRRYGELMSALGAALVLLADQTGDIVDLVDGIEAYMDCVPSGASTDRQPWTWHFALGDALLRLARRSGDLGAMMDAAAAFRHAVLANPPEPSMRREILWTLNLTESLLSGDEPDDAVSAARRALKDIPFDDPTAAERMYDLGSALAEASPPDRDSASFYLHAVISDDNVPRVVRSNACRRLAPLVGPPAHALSLIEDAIDLLRLPSPPPRGALPVARLVGEAVASALDAGRPERAVELLEMLRGSVLPNPPQQATDFGDLVRRVNKAGLGPIVLVNTAPTRCDALIIGGGSSSVTVVPLPGLSEERVCAEAASLADAYARAFSAGERSDVRRHVAFAVSDILYWLWDTLAEPVLASLGLQPTAPDTQSPLIWWSTFGPLARLPIHAASEFRRTPGVSGVMDRVVSSYAPTIRGLLEAVERPPAGLLSGMRVFPEPSKPHAPVDVRDLGHCAVAVFPHGSHSDLLNPMLSQVVTLGHGVKALTISEIADERVSAGLALLVGIDSPPTPRVRVEETVPVTGALHLAGFRQAIGTLWPKLGSHAFALTNMTASRSDSPSTGPKIGEWARTLHGAVDEMRHDFPDDPLSWAAYTHTGV; encoded by the coding sequence GTGGACCGCACCGGAGGATCTCGCTTCGTTGGCCGACGCCACGCTGCACCGGCTCACGGGGCCGGACGCCGGGTGATCCCGAAATTGGCGGAGCTGATCCGGGAAGGCGGCGCCCCGGATCCGCGGCCGGAGGAACTGGCCGACATCCTCTGGCTGGCTTCTGTCATCACGGTGAGCGACGACCACACTAACGCGGGAACAGCGACCGTGCCGGCGCCTGGTTCGGATCCGGCACAGAGCCCTGACGGTGACAAGCAGGAACCTGAGACACAACCTGACGCCGACGCGGGCCGTTCGCGCGATGGGAACGCAGGTCTAGAGCCGCGCGCGCCGCAGCCGACCGGCGACGTCTCAAGCTCCGGCCCCGGCCACACTGTCCGCGGCGGCCTACACAGTCCGGCCCGTATCGGCAGCCCCGGGACGCAGGCTGCGGCGCTCGTCCGCGGCCCCGGCGAGCCGGGGCTGACCAATACGCTCGACCTGATGCGGGCGCTGCGCGCCCTAAACCGCCACGTCCCCTCCGACACCGAATTCGAGCTCGACGAGGACGCCACTGTGGCCCGACGTCTGGACGAGCGCATGCTGCTCCCGGCGCTGCGGCCCCGGCCTTCCCGCTGGCTGCGCCTGGCGTTCGTCCAGGCCGACAGCCCGTCGATGGCCCTATGGCGGTCGGAGATCCACGAGCTGCATCAGGTGATGGTCCGCCTCGGGGCGTTCCGGGACGTTCGCCGCTGGAGATTTACCGAACGCCCCGACAGCGATGGAACCACGGTGGAGGTGCGCCGACACACCGCTACAGCAGCCCAGGGCCTTGCGCTCCGGTCCCGCGACATCGTCGACCCCACCGGCCGCCAGCTCATCTTGGTCCTGACGGACACCGTCGGACCGATGTGGCACACCGGGGCCGCCCAACGTCTGCTGGCCGAATGGGCCCGCACCTCCCCGGTCGCGATCCTGCATTTGCTGCCCTCGGGTCTTTGGTCCAGGGGCGGCGCCACACCGCTTCCCGCGATGATCCAGGCCCCGAGGCCCGGCGCCCCGAATGCACGGTGGCAGACGTTCACCGGACCGTCGCGGCGGCGTTCGGCGCGTCCCGGCCGTACCGTGATCCCCGTCCTGACGCTCGAGGCCGAAGATCTGCGGCCCTGGGCTGGGCTGACCGCGGGGAACGGCCGGTGGGCGCGGACGGCGGCCCTGGTGATTGAAGCAGACCGCCCCCGACCCGCCGGTGAGCAGCGCCGGGCCATCGCAACGGTGGAGCTGGACCGAGAACCCGATCCCGTCGCCACGGATCCGGATCCCCAAGAGCTAATCCGCCGTTTCCGCTTCTCCTCCTCCGGCTCGGCCTGGCGCCTGGCCGGCCTGCTCTCGGCCGTCGAACCGGTCACCCTCCCCATCGCCCGCCTCGTCCAGCGGGCCATGGTTCCTGGCTCCTCCCGCGGGGACCTCGCCGAGGTGTTCCTCGGCAACCTGCTGCACCGCGAGGCTCCCGCGTCGTCCGAGGAAGCAGAATCCGCGGACCAGGCCGTGTTCGACTTTGTCCCCGGCGTGCGCGAGGCCATACTCACCGGCCAGTACCGCCGCGACACCCGCCAGGTCCGAGACCTCGTCCACGACGAGGTCTCCGCCTACCTGGAACGCCGCCGCGACCGGCTCGGCGGCGACCGGACCGCCCTCACCGGTGTCTCGGGGACAGGCCCGGCGCTCGCTGAAGGACTGCCGTTCGCGAGCCTGTCGGCCGCCGGTATGAGGCGGCTGGGAGAGCGGCCCGAGGAGGTCAGGTACGGGGTCGGGCAGTGGCTGCCAGACGGGCCCCGGCCCAGCGTCGACGACGCGTTGGCGATGGTCGCGGCGGCTCGCGCCGCCGCGACCGCGGAGCCGCCCGGCGGCCGGCGGTACGGCGAGCTGATGTCGGCGCTGGGCGCGGCCCTTGTGCTGCTGGCCGATCAGACCGGCGACATCGTCGACCTGGTCGACGGCATCGAGGCGTACATGGACTGCGTCCCGAGTGGAGCCTCCACCGACCGGCAGCCTTGGACCTGGCACTTCGCCCTCGGCGACGCCCTGCTCAGGCTCGCCCGCCGGTCCGGCGACCTCGGCGCGATGATGGACGCCGCCGCCGCGTTCCGGCACGCCGTGCTGGCCAACCCGCCCGAACCTTCGATGCGCCGGGAGATTCTCTGGACCCTGAACCTCACAGAAAGCCTGCTCTCCGGTGACGAGCCCGACGACGCCGTCTCGGCAGCCCGCCGTGCGCTCAAGGACATCCCGTTCGACGACCCCACCGCGGCGGAACGAATGTATGACCTCGGATCAGCGCTCGCCGAAGCGTCACCCCCGGACCGGGACAGCGCCTCTTTCTATTTGCACGCTGTCATTTCCGATGACAACGTGCCGCGTGTAGTGCGGAGCAACGCCTGCCGGCGGCTGGCCCCCCTGGTGGGCCCTCCCGCACACGCGTTGTCACTCATCGAGGACGCGATCGACTTGCTCCGGCTGCCGTCTCCGCCACCCCGCGGTGCTTTGCCGGTCGCGCGGCTGGTCGGCGAGGCTGTGGCGTCGGCCCTCGACGCGGGACGTCCGGAGCGTGCCGTGGAGTTGCTGGAGATGCTTCGGGGCTCGGTGCTGCCGAATCCGCCACAGCAGGCTACTGATTTCGGAGACCTTGTAAGGCGCGTCAACAAGGCGGGCTTGGGCCCCATTGTGTTGGTGAACACTGCGCCAACGCGCTGTGACGCGCTGATCATCGGGGGCGGGTCGAGCTCGGTAACGGTCGTGCCGTTGCCCGGGCTCAGCGAGGAGAGGGTGTGTGCGGAGGCCGCGTCGCTGGCTGATGCGTACGCACGGGCGTTCTCGGCCGGTGAACGATCCGACGTCCGGCGGCACGTGGCGTTCGCCGTGTCGGACATCTTGTACTGGCTGTGGGACACCCTCGCCGAGCCCGTGCTCGCTTCGCTGGGACTGCAACCTACGGCGCCAGACACGCAGAGTCCGCTGATCTGGTGGAGCACGTTCGGTCCCTTGGCCCGCCTGCCGATCCACGCGGCTTCTGAGTTTCGGCGGACGCCCGGCGTCTCTGGAGTAATGGACCGCGTGGTGTCCTCCTACGCGCCGACGATCCGCGGCCTCTTGGAAGCTGTCGAGCGTCCTCCTGCAGGGCTTCTCTCAGGCATGCGTGTCTTTCCTGAACCCAGCAAGCCACACGCCCCCGTTGATGTCCGCGACCTCGGACATTGCGCGGTCGCTGTGTTTCCTCACGGCTCTCACTCGGACCTTCTCAATCCCATGCTCAGCCAGGTCGTGACACTTGGACACGGAGTCAAAGCGCTGACCATCAGCGAGATCGCCGACGAGCGTGTGAGCGCGGGGCTGGCGTTGCTCGTCGGCATAGACTCGCCCCCGACGCCGCGTGTGCGTGTCGAGGAGACCGTCCCGGTTACCGGTGCTCTTCATCTGGCCGGGTTCCGGCAGGCGATCGGTACGCTGTGGCCGAAGCTCGGTTCACATGCGTTTGCACTCACAAACATGACGGCGAGTCGGTCCGACTCGCCGAGTACCGGTCCGAAGATCGGCGAGTGGGCCCGAACTCTGCACGGGGCCGTCGATGAGATGCGGCACGACTTCCCGGACGACCCGCTGAGCTGGGCCGCGTACACCCATACAGGAGTGTGA
- a CDS encoding AAA family ATPase encodes MKNWWIYKGSGPASKRLALLAENQPRWRTFDGVVDDGYVVPDLAEPRYARERERGAGYLVDAPDVDVVNTALLLRRPLLVTGEPGVGKSTLAFSIAADLGLGPVLRWAITSRSTLREGQYRYDAVRRLEDANLRELKRKAAEAMVTGVRQDKLGSRDGDRRESPDRPERQGTPRPDAIGNYLQLGPLGTAFLPTRRPRVLLIDEIDKGDIDLPGDLLTVLEDGEFEIPELSRMAAHEADVEVGTSDFDGHSVVSRGWIRCHAYPIVVLTSNGEREFPAPFLRRCIRLNIGRPDDEKLRSIVEQRIGPEAAAEAAAPGGLISTFIERRRSGEVATDQLLNAVQMRLAGAWTAPEDLASLADATLHRLTGPDAG; translated from the coding sequence GTGAAGAACTGGTGGATCTACAAGGGATCTGGCCCCGCTTCGAAGCGCCTGGCGCTCCTGGCGGAGAATCAGCCGCGCTGGCGCACCTTCGACGGCGTCGTCGACGACGGCTACGTCGTGCCGGACCTGGCCGAGCCGCGCTACGCCAGAGAGCGGGAACGCGGCGCCGGCTACCTCGTGGACGCCCCCGACGTCGACGTGGTCAACACCGCACTGCTGCTGCGCCGGCCGCTGCTGGTCACCGGCGAGCCCGGGGTCGGCAAGTCGACGCTGGCATTCAGCATCGCCGCGGACCTCGGCCTGGGACCGGTCCTGCGGTGGGCGATCACCAGTCGCAGCACGTTGCGAGAGGGGCAGTACCGCTACGACGCCGTCCGGCGGCTGGAGGACGCCAACCTGAGGGAGTTGAAGCGGAAAGCCGCCGAGGCGATGGTCACCGGAGTGCGGCAGGACAAGCTGGGAAGCCGGGACGGGGATCGTCGAGAATCTCCGGACCGTCCGGAACGGCAGGGCACACCCCGCCCCGACGCGATCGGCAACTACCTCCAGCTCGGCCCGCTCGGCACCGCGTTCCTGCCCACTCGCCGCCCCCGGGTCCTGCTCATCGACGAGATCGACAAGGGCGACATCGACCTGCCCGGCGACCTGCTGACGGTGCTGGAGGACGGCGAGTTCGAGATACCTGAACTGTCCCGGATGGCCGCGCACGAGGCCGACGTCGAGGTCGGCACCAGTGATTTCGACGGTCATTCCGTCGTGTCCCGGGGTTGGATCCGCTGCCACGCCTACCCGATCGTGGTCCTCACCAGCAACGGGGAGCGTGAGTTCCCGGCGCCGTTCCTGCGCCGCTGCATCCGGCTGAACATCGGGCGCCCCGATGACGAGAAGCTTCGCAGCATTGTTGAGCAGCGCATCGGCCCGGAGGCGGCGGCCGAGGCGGCCGCTCCTGGCGGCCTGATCTCCACCTTCATCGAGCGGCGGCGGTCCGGTGAGGTCGCGACCGACCAGCTGCTCAACGCCGTCCAGATGCGGCTGGCCGGGGCGTGGACCGCACCGGAGGATCTCGCTTCGTTGGCCGACGCCACGCTGCACCGGCTCACGGGGCCGGACGCCGGGTGA